One uncultured Gellertiella sp. genomic window carries:
- a CDS encoding glycoside hydrolase family 2 TIM barrel-domain containing protein: MRRYEKFNRDWTFRPGFVIADTLGLQKGETVQLPHTAVEVPYNYVDETCYQRAFCYQKLIAWDPSFEGREVSLVFDGAMADSVVYLNGVEIAAHPDGYTPFEARLTPHLRQGDNLLTVRIDGSENPDIPPFGAVIDYLTYAGLYRDVWLKVTSPVSVGRIKIETPDPLAAEKTVTARVWLAGDGAPEVSGQLTGVITDRIGRKIAETAVPVSGGEARLGFSGLKDIGLWDLDTPTLYTLTVTLETPQGSDALRSRFGFRAAEFTAGGFLLNGRVVKLRGLNRHQAWPHLGYAMGRRGQEKDAEILKFDLACNIVRTSHYPQSAYFLDRCDEIGLLVFEEIPGWQHIGGQAWKEQAVRNVRGMIERDWNHPSIIIWGVRINESRDDHDFYLETNRLAHALDTTRQTGGVRYITDSELLEDVYTMNDFILGMEEMPGHNRARMALRDQQEVTGLERKVPYMVTEYGGHMYPTKRFDQEQRQAEHVSRHLAILNAAAGDPSISGSTGWCLFDYNTHKDFGSGDRICYHGVLDMYREPKFAAFAYASQGDPAAGVVLQPVSFWARGERNIGGVLPLVILTNCDHVDIRMGTVTKRVHPDRKTYPHLPHPPCILDRSMVSPEEFGEWGMTWRDGEITGYVGEEAVKRLHFVADPLPTLLDIAPDDVILRAGEKDTVRIMLRALDQGGNLLAFFDAPVELSLEGPGRIVGPDLVSLKGGVVGTYVEAGDVAGRLTLWVRCAPFAPQSLTLEIR, from the coding sequence ATGCGCCGTTATGAAAAGTTCAACCGCGACTGGACCTTCAGGCCCGGCTTCGTCATCGCCGATACGCTTGGCCTGCAGAAAGGCGAGACCGTCCAGCTGCCGCATACGGCCGTCGAGGTGCCCTATAACTATGTCGACGAGACCTGCTACCAGCGCGCCTTCTGCTACCAGAAGCTCATCGCCTGGGACCCCTCTTTCGAAGGGCGCGAGGTCTCGCTGGTCTTCGACGGGGCGATGGCCGACAGCGTCGTCTACCTGAACGGGGTGGAAATCGCCGCCCATCCGGATGGCTATACGCCCTTCGAGGCAAGGCTGACGCCGCATCTGCGACAGGGCGACAATCTGCTCACCGTCAGGATCGACGGATCGGAAAACCCCGACATCCCGCCGTTTGGCGCGGTGATCGATTACCTCACCTATGCCGGCCTCTATCGCGATGTCTGGCTGAAGGTGACCTCGCCGGTTTCCGTCGGCAGGATCAAGATCGAGACACCGGACCCGCTCGCCGCAGAAAAAACCGTGACGGCACGGGTCTGGCTTGCCGGCGACGGCGCACCTGAAGTGTCGGGGCAGCTGACCGGCGTGATCACCGACCGGATCGGCCGCAAGATTGCCGAAACGGCAGTCCCGGTTTCGGGCGGCGAGGCGAGGCTCGGGTTTTCCGGCCTGAAGGATATCGGGCTCTGGGATCTCGACACGCCGACCCTCTACACGCTCACCGTGACGCTGGAGACGCCGCAAGGCTCCGACGCGCTCCGGTCCCGGTTCGGCTTCCGCGCGGCGGAATTTACCGCCGGGGGATTCCTGCTCAATGGCCGGGTCGTGAAACTGCGCGGCCTCAACCGCCATCAGGCCTGGCCGCATCTCGGCTATGCGATGGGGCGGCGCGGGCAGGAGAAGGATGCCGAGATCCTGAAATTCGATCTCGCCTGCAATATCGTGCGCACCTCCCATTATCCGCAATCGGCCTATTTTCTCGACCGCTGCGACGAGATCGGGCTCCTGGTGTTTGAGGAAATCCCCGGCTGGCAGCATATCGGCGGGCAGGCGTGGAAAGAGCAGGCGGTCAGAAATGTCCGGGGGATGATCGAGCGCGACTGGAACCACCCGTCGATCATCATCTGGGGGGTGCGGATCAACGAGAGCCGCGACGACCACGATTTCTATCTCGAGACCAACCGGCTCGCCCATGCGCTCGACACCACCCGCCAGACCGGCGGCGTGCGCTACATCACCGACAGCGAGTTGCTCGAAGACGTCTACACGATGAACGACTTCATCCTCGGCATGGAGGAAATGCCCGGCCACAACCGTGCGCGGATGGCGCTGCGCGACCAGCAGGAGGTGACCGGCCTCGAGCGCAAGGTACCCTACATGGTCACCGAATATGGTGGCCACATGTATCCGACCAAGCGTTTCGACCAGGAGCAGCGGCAGGCCGAGCATGTCAGCCGCCATCTCGCCATCCTCAATGCGGCGGCGGGCGATCCCTCGATTTCCGGGTCAACCGGCTGGTGCCTGTTCGACTACAACACCCACAAGGATTTCGGCTCCGGTGACCGGATCTGCTATCACGGCGTGCTCGACATGTATCGCGAGCCGAAATTTGCAGCCTTTGCCTATGCCTCGCAGGGCGATCCGGCGGCAGGCGTGGTCTTGCAGCCGGTCAGCTTCTGGGCGCGCGGCGAGCGCAATATCGGCGGCGTGCTGCCGCTTGTCATCCTCACCAATTGCGATCATGTCGATATCAGGATGGGGACCGTCACCAAGCGCGTTCATCCAGACCGCAAGACCTATCCGCATCTTCCCCACCCGCCCTGTATTCTCGACCGCTCGATGGTGTCGCCGGAGGAATTCGGCGAATGGGGCATGACCTGGCGGGATGGCGAGATCACCGGCTATGTCGGGGAGGAAGCGGTCAAGCGCCTGCATTTCGTCGCCGATCCCTTGCCGACCCTTCTGGACATCGCCCCTGACGACGTGATCCTTAGGGCGGGCGAGAAGGATACGGTGCGGATCATGCTGCGGGCGCTGGATCAGGGCGGCAACCTGCTTGCCTTCTTCGATGCGCCGGTCGAACTGTCGCTCGAAGGGCCGGGCCGCATCGTCGGGCCGGATCTCGTCAGCCTGAAGGGCGGGGTTGTCGGCACCTATGTCGAGGCGGGCGATGTCGCGGGACGCCTGACCCTCTGGGTCCGCTGCGCGCCCTTTGCCCCCCAGTCGCTCACCCTTGAAATCCGCTGA
- the ugpC gene encoding sn-glycerol-3-phosphate ABC transporter ATP-binding protein UgpC: MAQVSLKQLRKTYGSVEVLKGVDLSVGAGEFIVFVGPSGCGKSTLLRMIAGLEDISAGELSIGGTVVNDVDPSKRGIAMVFQSYALYPHMTVRDNMGFALRFAGMARAEIDSRVAAAARILELDALMDRKPKALSGGQRQRVAIGRAIVRQPDVFLFDEPLSNLDAELRVHMRVEIARLHKELRATIIYVTHDQVEAMTLADRIVVMRAGRVEQVGAPLELYDDPDNLFVAGFIGSPRMNVLPARVAALPDTGKVTLRLADSPQTEITLATTSPLEIGQTVSLGIRPEHFLPAGKGEAGLEVEVDVTEHLGHTSYVYAHLGTSERIIIEAEERHGTWPDGKMPVGISASACFLFDSAGERLR; this comes from the coding sequence ATGGCACAGGTCAGTCTGAAACAGCTGCGCAAGACCTATGGTTCGGTCGAGGTCCTGAAGGGCGTCGATCTCAGCGTCGGGGCTGGCGAATTCATCGTCTTCGTCGGCCCCTCCGGCTGCGGGAAATCGACGCTGCTGCGGATGATTGCCGGGCTTGAGGATATCAGCGCCGGGGAACTGTCGATTGGCGGCACCGTCGTCAACGACGTCGATCCCTCGAAGCGCGGCATTGCCATGGTGTTCCAGTCCTATGCGCTCTACCCGCACATGACGGTGCGCGACAACATGGGCTTTGCGCTGCGCTTTGCCGGCATGGCGAGGGCCGAGATCGACAGCCGGGTCGCCGCCGCCGCCCGCATCCTCGAACTGGATGCGCTGATGGACCGCAAGCCGAAGGCGCTGTCCGGCGGCCAGCGCCAGCGCGTCGCCATCGGCCGGGCCATCGTCCGCCAGCCGGATGTCTTCCTGTTCGACGAACCGCTGTCCAATCTCGATGCCGAGCTGCGCGTTCACATGCGGGTCGAGATCGCCCGGCTGCACAAGGAACTCAGGGCCACCATCATATATGTCACCCATGACCAGGTGGAAGCGATGACGCTGGCCGACCGGATCGTGGTGATGCGGGCCGGGCGGGTGGAACAGGTGGGCGCGCCGCTGGAACTCTATGACGATCCCGACAATCTCTTCGTTGCAGGCTTCATCGGCTCGCCGCGGATGAATGTGCTGCCTGCACGCGTCGCCGCACTGCCCGACACCGGCAAGGTGACGCTGCGGCTTGCCGACAGCCCGCAGACGGAAATCACCCTTGCCACAACGTCACCGCTCGAGATCGGCCAAACCGTCAGCCTCGGCATCCGCCCGGAACATTTCCTGCCCGCAGGCAAAGGCGAGGCCGGGCTTGAAGTCGAGGTCGATGTCACCGAACATCTCGGCCATACCAGCTATGTCTATGCCCATCTCGGCACCAGCGAGCGGATCATCATCGAGGCCGAAGAGCGCCACGGCACCTGGCCTGATGGCAAGATGCCGGTCGGCATTTCGGCCAGCGCCTGCTTTCTGTTCGACAGCGCCGGCGAGCGCCTGCGCTAG
- a CDS encoding helix-turn-helix transcriptional regulator: MDICSLALKPSPDASDKLLSLFEPARPERRVLTRDAIADQIIEACIRPELWPAVLETISVQTESHGAYLAPSDFFPALAVELGFPVSSGLLESPLSLDTDRSGRRVTDRGRAPLAARGPLRKIPLQVPDGSPAMQATADTRPLCLHLVREQDLPPRGSSPALMIDHLLQALEVAMGLAHRLATRSMADLLDGFSLSGAPVVLIGRSGRILAANPQAEAFFDRDIRQVNGELTGSNASETLLLRNRIRRCLTTPLAHARQDPPGLQPERGRRKMTAAPHGTTASAPAEIAPVAFTREGRRPLLVSLKWLERPPYDLVPGPVLAGLLIDLGDQKTPSADCLRGIFGLTAQEYVIAGALACGYGAKEISENRQMNYETVRSHVKSIMRKTGVSRQSEITALLSALARA, from the coding sequence ATGGACATCTGTTCCCTTGCTCTGAAGCCGAGCCCTGACGCCAGCGACAAGCTCCTGTCCCTGTTCGAACCCGCGCGACCGGAGAGACGGGTATTGACCCGGGACGCGATTGCCGATCAGATCATCGAGGCCTGTATCCGGCCGGAGCTCTGGCCGGCGGTGCTGGAAACCATCAGTGTGCAGACAGAATCGCACGGGGCCTATCTCGCCCCGTCGGACTTTTTCCCGGCGCTCGCGGTAGAGCTCGGCTTTCCCGTCAGTTCGGGACTGCTGGAGAGCCCTTTGTCTCTGGATACGGACAGAAGTGGCAGGCGGGTGACGGACAGGGGGCGTGCGCCCCTTGCCGCGCGGGGACCGCTGCGCAAGATCCCGCTGCAGGTGCCGGATGGCTCTCCCGCCATGCAGGCAACCGCGGACACCCGTCCGCTCTGCCTGCATCTGGTCCGCGAGCAGGATCTGCCGCCACGCGGGTCGTCACCGGCGCTGATGATCGATCACCTGCTGCAGGCACTGGAAGTGGCGATGGGCCTTGCCCACCGGCTGGCGACGCGCAGCATGGCCGATCTGCTTGACGGGTTTTCGCTGTCGGGAGCACCCGTGGTGCTGATTGGCCGCTCCGGTCGCATTCTGGCCGCCAATCCGCAAGCCGAGGCCTTTTTCGACCGCGACATCAGACAGGTGAATGGCGAACTGACCGGCAGCAACGCGTCCGAAACGCTACTGCTGCGCAACCGCATCCGCCGCTGCCTGACCACGCCACTTGCCCACGCGAGGCAGGACCCGCCGGGATTGCAGCCCGAGCGGGGCAGGAGGAAAATGACCGCCGCGCCGCATGGCACGACAGCTTCAGCCCCTGCCGAGATTGCGCCTGTCGCCTTCACCCGCGAAGGCCGACGGCCGCTGCTGGTCAGCCTGAAATGGCTGGAACGGCCGCCCTATGATCTCGTCCCCGGTCCGGTATTGGCGGGCCTGCTGATCGATCTCGGGGACCAGAAGACACCTTCCGCCGATTGCCTGCGCGGGATTTTCGGCCTGACGGCGCAGGAATATGTGATCGCCGGGGCGCTTGCCTGCGGCTATGGTGCCAAGGAAATCTCCGAAAACCGCCAGATGAATTATGAAACCGTGCGCAGCCATGTGAAAAGCATCATGCGCAAGACCGGCGTCAGCCGCCAATCCGAAATCACCGCCCTCCTCTCCGCCCTCGCCCGCGCCTGA
- a CDS encoding aminotransferase class V-fold PLP-dependent enzyme — protein MTDKRTEVRTGQAAPRAAEARLSFSEPQMRRVMERVGGMIVDHFTGLKDRPVTTPSTLPSLQAGLAEPLPQEPVPIDTLLDQVQSFVLDQMTHQDHPRNFAFVPGPSNFVGAMADALASACNIFCGAWIGPSGSAQIEITVIEWLRQLFEFPETAGGLFVSGGSMANMTCLAVARHEMLANNPFNATVYFSDQTHSSVAKGLKILGFQQYQLRKIGSDSRGRLKMEALVQKIASDRQQGLVPFCIVANAGTTNAGAVDPLHEIADLAAAEGLWMHVDGAYGGSAALSASGRIALDGMNRADSLSIDPHKWMFQPYEIGCALVRNRAHLKDTFRVSAEYLKIMEESAEQPNFSDYGVQLTRGFRALKLWMSLKAFGIPAFREAIEHGIGLAVETEARLRRNPAWEIVTPACLGVVTFRYRVENMSEADLDSLNARISSELIMGGYAMLSPTVMAGRLVLRMCTINPRTTVDDIHGTVKAMEGIAGALA, from the coding sequence ATGACGGACAAGAGGACAGAGGTGAGGACTGGACAGGCGGCCCCGCGGGCGGCGGAAGCCCGGCTTTCCTTCAGTGAGCCGCAGATGCGGCGGGTGATGGAGCGGGTCGGCGGCATGATCGTCGATCATTTCACCGGGTTGAAGGACCGGCCCGTTACCACGCCCTCCACCCTGCCTTCGCTGCAGGCGGGGCTTGCCGAGCCGCTGCCGCAGGAGCCGGTGCCGATCGATACGCTGCTCGATCAGGTGCAGAGCTTCGTGCTCGACCAGATGACCCATCAGGATCACCCGCGCAATTTCGCCTTCGTGCCGGGTCCGTCGAATTTCGTCGGCGCGATGGCGGATGCGCTGGCCTCGGCCTGCAACATCTTCTGCGGCGCCTGGATCGGCCCCTCCGGCTCGGCGCAGATCGAGATCACCGTGATCGAATGGCTGCGTCAGCTGTTTGAATTTCCCGAAACGGCGGGCGGCCTCTTCGTCTCCGGCGGCTCGATGGCCAACATGACCTGCCTCGCCGTCGCCCGTCACGAAATGCTTGCCAACAACCCGTTCAATGCCACGGTCTATTTTTCCGACCAGACCCATTCCTCCGTCGCCAAGGGCCTGAAGATCCTCGGCTTCCAGCAATACCAGCTGCGCAAGATCGGCTCCGATTCCAGGGGGCGGCTGAAGATGGAGGCGCTGGTGCAGAAGATCGCCAGCGACCGCCAGCAGGGGCTGGTGCCGTTCTGCATCGTCGCCAATGCCGGCACGACCAATGCCGGTGCTGTCGATCCCCTGCACGAGATTGCCGACCTCGCCGCTGCCGAAGGGTTGTGGATGCATGTCGACGGGGCCTATGGCGGCAGCGCGGCGCTGTCCGCCTCCGGCCGCATCGCGCTCGACGGCATGAACCGGGCGGATTCCCTCTCCATCGATCCGCACAAATGGATGTTCCAGCCCTATGAAATCGGCTGCGCGCTGGTGCGCAACCGGGCGCATCTGAAGGACACGTTCCGGGTTTCGGCGGAATATCTGAAGATCATGGAGGAAAGCGCCGAACAGCCGAATTTCTCCGATTACGGGGTGCAGCTGACCCGCGGCTTCCGGGCGCTGAAACTCTGGATGTCGTTGAAAGCCTTCGGCATTCCGGCCTTTCGCGAGGCCATCGAACATGGCATCGGCCTTGCCGTCGAAACCGAGGCGCGGCTGCGCCGGAACCCGGCCTGGGAAATCGTCACCCCCGCCTGCCTCGGTGTCGTCACCTTCCGCTACCGGGTGGAAAATATGTCTGAGGCCGATCTCGACAGCCTCAATGCCAGAATTTCCTCCGAGCTGATCATGGGCGGCTACGCCATGCTGTCGCCCACCGTCATGGCAGGCAGGCTGGTGCTGAGGATGTGCACCATCAATCCGCGCACCACGGTGGATGATATCCACGGCACGGTGAAGGCGATGGAAGGGATTGCCGGGGCGCTGGCTTGA
- a CDS encoding M15 family metallopeptidase, translated as MAISLDGIDAGFRSQLEALLANLKARGVEMRPVQALRSPREQAVLWRQSRSAEEIAAGIARLKAGKADFLASVLESVGPQHGPHVTNSLPGLSWHQWGEAVDCFWAVNGKAEWSTTLMLDGINGYRVYAATARDMKLEAGGFWTGFQDWPHVQIRPAPSPLAAGLTLAEIDTEMRKRFG; from the coding sequence ATGGCCATATCACTCGACGGCATCGATGCCGGTTTTCGCAGCCAGCTCGAAGCCCTGCTGGCAAATCTGAAAGCACGGGGCGTCGAGATGCGCCCGGTCCAGGCGCTGCGCAGCCCGCGCGAGCAGGCGGTGCTGTGGCGGCAATCGCGGTCAGCGGAAGAAATCGCCGCCGGCATTGCCCGGCTCAAGGCGGGAAAAGCCGATTTTCTGGCGAGCGTGCTGGAAAGCGTCGGCCCGCAGCACGGCCCGCATGTGACGAATTCGCTGCCGGGCCTGAGCTGGCACCAGTGGGGCGAGGCGGTGGATTGCTTCTGGGCCGTCAACGGCAAGGCGGAATGGTCGACGACGCTGATGCTTGACGGCATCAATGGCTATCGCGTCTATGCCGCAACCGCGCGCGACATGAAACTGGAAGCCGGCGGCTTCTGGACCGGCTTTCAGGACTGGCCGCATGTGCAGATCCGCCCCGCGCCCTCGCCGCTCGCCGCCGGGCTGACGCTTGCCGAGATCGACACGGAAATGCGCAAGCGCTTCGGCTGA
- a CDS encoding nucleotidyltransferase domain-containing protein, which translates to MSSVDFLLSERQQKLLGALILHGERQWSVSDLIRIAGTGNGATQRILQSFEKAGVIVREARGNQRLYSMNKKHPIYPELRSICLKTFGLAGVIADELNKFAPNIETAFVFGSMAKGDERADSDIDLMVVGDIDYFELGQTIENLKGALGRDIHLNLHTPAEWKDLQSDRVIRAINSEPRIMVAGT; encoded by the coding sequence ATGTCGAGCGTCGACTTTCTGCTTTCCGAGCGCCAACAGAAGCTGCTGGGAGCTTTGATCCTCCACGGCGAGCGCCAGTGGTCCGTTTCCGACCTCATCCGGATCGCCGGAACTGGCAACGGCGCCACCCAAAGGATTCTCCAAAGTTTCGAGAAAGCCGGCGTCATCGTCAGAGAGGCACGGGGCAACCAGCGCCTTTACAGCATGAACAAAAAGCACCCCATTTACCCTGAACTGCGGTCGATCTGCCTCAAGACCTTCGGTCTGGCTGGCGTGATCGCCGATGAATTGAACAAATTCGCGCCGAACATCGAAACCGCCTTCGTTTTCGGCTCCATGGCAAAGGGGGATGAACGGGCGGATAGCGATATCGATCTCATGGTTGTGGGGGATATCGATTATTTCGAACTGGGCCAGACAATCGAGAACCTGAAGGGTGCATTGGGACGGGACATTCACCTCAATCTGCACACGCCAGCCGAATGGAAAGACTTGCAATCCGACCGCGTGATCCGCGCCATCAACAGTGAACCTCGTATCATGGTAGCCGGGACATGA